Below is a genomic region from Ascaphus truei isolate aAscTru1 chromosome 8, aAscTru1.hap1, whole genome shotgun sequence.
tatatatatatatatatatatgtagaggtatcagtaccgtgttagccgagtttCAATATGACGTAGTTGGTATTGCATGTCACCAGTGTCTTAATTTTGTATGCGGTTTTAGTATATTTTCATCTTAATGTGGTTATGTGGATATAGCATATCAGAGACGCTACCATTTCCACACCTATAAAAAATATCCTTGGATATGGGTCAATTTATATTTATTAGGGAGCGCGATTCAAATAGACAGGGAGATAAATGATTTCCTAATGGTTTGGCCCTTCTGAAAACAAATTTGGGATTCTGTTTGACAAATGGTTTCAATTATGGGTCGAGTTTTAACACGTCCCAATGTTTTGCCACAATCGATCTAATCTGATTTGATTGTTTACTAAAGGTAGTGATGAAAAGCGAAGGTCTGCCACTGTCACCTGTAGCAAGGTAATTATTATCTATGAGTTTAGAATGTGATTGTATGAGATCCAATCAATTCATGTGATATGCATGATCAAATGCTTCCTGAATAACATGTTTTTTGTATTCCCTGGTTAAAAATCTTGAGCTGAGCTCTTCGGCTTGTTCCAGAAAGTGATCAGGATTTTAACAGGTGTGTCTCAGTCTCAAGAATTGACCCTTGAGGATACCTTTTTATAAGCGATCTTGGGTGGCCGCTATTGGCTCTTAGGAAGGTGTTGCAGGAGTTTGGTTTCCAAAACATATCTGTCTGAATGCGACAATCCATATCAATATACAGTAAGCGATCAAGATAATTACACATCACATGGTGATTGTGCTTTGCCCTACTATATTTGCAGTGCACCGCCTTCACTATTTGCGGCATGTTCTTCTATTGTCTTCACTGGCAGGTAGCACGCATCCGGAGACGAAGAATCAACCAAGCAGTGACTACCATTTAAAGCTCTATATACCGCACGATACTGTGGCTGTATGGACAAGTGATTCAATGGTTTGCTTATAGTTACAATTCAGGGTACACTTTCTTTTGTGTATTCTTTATACAATTCAGGGTACACTGCTTTGGGACAGGGAGTAGCAGTTTTTTCCTTGTCAACCTATGAGTGTTTAACCATCACCCATAATTAGagattgtatatatatttctggATTGCTCCTCACATGGAATAATAACTGTACAGCCCACGTGGAATTATACTAGAGCCATCAGACCACGGACGCTATTCTTTATTCATTTATGGATTAATACACACCACATTACTCTGCAGCAATGACAATGGACTTTTGTtatcctattaaaaaaaaaataaacaacaatgtAAGCACTactattttgtatattaaatctaaaatgcaaTAAGtatctttgggctctgattgaactatTGCACACTTTGTAGAGTGTAAactacattttgctacaacaatgTGTGTTAAGAGCATATTCTCTTTAGTAAACAGAGACTAAAGACTCTGCAAATTGAATTTGTGATAACCCTTTGGTGGTGTAAGCAAAGGGTGTAAGCGGTTAaagatatacagctcaaccctgttatagcgcgatctgctataacgcggatccacttataacgcggtgtgagcgtggaccccgaatattttttttttttgccaaactttacacatacacccccccccccctacctctggtggtgctggggatcgtggtggggctgctggcgcCTCACTCCTGCCTTCTCCCTCTACCCAATATGCCTGGGGatcatggtggggctgctgggggatcgtgctggggctgctggggggatagTGGTGGGTATCGGGCTGCTGGGGCAAGTGCTGGGGCTGCCAGCacctcactcctgcctcctccctctgATCGGGCAgtggccatttttttcccccaattagCACGACCCCGGTTATAAcgtggtcggatcgggtggcccccgaggaccgcgttataatggggttcagcttatGATAGATTGGGTTGCGATATTACTTGTGCAGGTGAACATTGAATCAGCAAGATACCTGTGCGTATTAACCCGTGTCATATATACAAGTCACATTCTCACAGATGTTCTGTTCGTGACAGTTCTTATTTGGTATGGCATCCTGTTTATCCATATACAACTCTGTACcaccattgtactgcgctgcagaatCTGTTactgctttacaaataaacaataagtaACTAGTATTttaattagcaggagcagagtccAGATGCCATCAGTTGAAGAGcagtggcgtgtgtgtgtatgtgtgtgtgtgtgtgtgtgtgtgtgtgtgtgtactacacATAACATAGTCACAGCAAAACTATAAAAGAAAGGAGTCAGATGAACCAATTCTGTATTTAGTACAAGGTAAAACCTTTtattacaacatttttttttttaaatttcatcaGTATACAACATCTGAAAGACTGGGATTCGAGAAGTTATATAGTTATAAAAAGCTTACATGTATTGCTACAACACGGTTATATACAGGACAGTTCTCAAAACCTACTTAaaaaagttaggattatttttttattaaaaattccAAATAATCCAGCCAGCTGTTTTGACACTtgtataaaattatttaaaaaaacaaaaacaaaaaaaacaacaaaaataaaaatctgaGGCACTCAGAAACACAATTAATCCACTTTCAATTTGTGCTTCTTTAGAACAAAAATGTGTCTTAGTTCTAAAATACTTTCTTTAATTTCACGGTTATATTCTGGGTAAGGCCTTTTTATTCCACCCTCGCAGACCTTTCAAGCAGAGGGGGCCTGGAAAGGGTTAAAGAGtcatctttcctccccccccccccaaccacaagATCACTGCTTCAATGCTGCAGGGGTCACCACCTTGCAGATAGGAAAACACTGGATAAAAGTGAAAAGAATGTTTCCAGCAGTAAATGTACCCCTTTATCGCCAGAGGGGCTGCAACACACTGGTGCTACAGGGGTTAACCCGGGGTCCTAGAGGTCTAATGAACGCAATTAACTAGGGCCGCAGTAATGAAGGCAGTGATCTGTCACACGGTTAGTATTTCAAATCAGGCAAGGCCAGATTTTAAAGGGTGCATTCTGCCAGGCAGGTAACATGGGAGGGTACCCCAGGAAATAACATAtgtacaacacatatataaaatacatatatatctgtCAGAGGGCCTTGCAGCGCAGCgcagcactgaaggagttaaactGTCAGGATTCAGACCGGCAGATAAGGTGTTTGGGGGTGGGTAAGGTGtttgggggctggggggggagagggtatgatTAAGGGAAAGGGGagctccttttttctttttagttttttttgttctgcatttttatacaaaaaaacatatttgaaggaaggggaaaacaggaaaaaaacatttctattTTGTTCTAACTTAAAAAACAAAATCTCATgcctaaagttttttttttttttaaagatcgtTTTctactttagtttttttttttgctggaaaaaaaaaagaagtcacTTTATTCAAAGCGTAGGCACACACTTGCTGCTGGGATCGGAAAAAAAATTGCTCCCCCGGAGCATTGCGACactctgcggctggggagaggggggacatcatgcctgtcgtcgtcccccctccgggctccccctctccaatttttgAAAGTTAAGGCAATTCTCATTTCTTCTCTCACTTTCCCGTTCTGTAGAAACGTAGAGGACGAGATGTCACTTTGAGTCTTTTTTCTCTCATTGGAAATTCCGGCGCTCGAGTTCACGTCTCAGGAAAATATAGTGAAGGCCACAAAGACTTTCGTGCTCCGGAGGTTTTCCGGAAAAAAGAAcccaacaaatatatatatatatttagaggaaaaaaaacaaaaaaaaacaacagaaaggACTGGTGTGTACAGGAAATTATTCAGCGGTcccagggaactgcagagaggagagaagggaggtgtGAGGATATCAGCCAAGATAGAAATTAACAACAGAGAAAGATCACGGAGCCTCACACCCCACTGGATCCCTGGCTATCCCCCATAATCTATCCCATTTCCTTTGCTGTTTTACCCTGCCCCACCTCGGCTGAGAATCTGCTCCATGGATACACTACTTGCAGTGAAGGAGGACTTTCCACCCTCCAGCTACACAGTATGACCTTATGTTCTAGCATCCCTCTTTCTTTTTCACCGTTACCCACCTTCCTCACATGTGTCCCATGTTGTGAGAATCTCCCAGCCCGGAGTGACCACAAGAGAGGCCCATTTGGGGGTCCACACCCGACACTTTCTCCTCTTCGCGCCTTTTCAGACAGGCCGCCTTAGGGTTCAGGTTCCTCTCTGCGGGATGAGGTGTCAGCGAGAGTAAGAGAAGGAtccccccactcacctccctctcccccagcagATGCCCGCGCATATGAGAAGTCTGCCACCTCCCCCACATCAAACAGTCCCTCATAATTAGTTGAACAATGCACCTCACTTTCTCCCTGAAAAAAGTTCTCTCGGGTAGATCAGTGGAAGCTGTAGAGCACACACTTTGTATTCTCTGAAGTGCCTCCGACAGGAGCCTCAAATTACCCAGTGAGTCTCACTCACTTCCAACATTAGTTCTCTTGCACACTTCAGAGGCAAATATTTTCCAGTAAAACCTCACATTATTGCAAAGTCGCACGTTTTTGGGGCCTTTTTGGAAGTTGCCCCATATGAAGTGTGCCCAGGGGAGACCATATATTCATGTCACACCCATAAGTCACTAAAGATCGTCATATACCAAAGTGACAGAATTTTACTTGAGTCTGACGTCCATCACCAATGAGCCATAAAAAcctgctgtctgtgtcacggtcgtCCTGCGGTGAGAGGGACAGACCATGTCTTATAGGTAGGTCCCTCCTATGTGTCTGGTAGGGCAGCGGTGGTGAGAGGGGATGACTGGATGGGCCATAGGTCCCTTCAGTCTGTCTCAATGTCACCATGGAAGATATAGACTTTGTGGTCATGTTcgtctgtcaccctgcagtaggagGGGCGAACTCAATGGTACCTTCAGTACTATATGCAGAGGCAATAAAGTACTACTGAGGGACCTTCGAACTGTGAGTCACAGATCAGAAGCCTTCACACACAGAGTGACTAAGCACATAGCAACGAAGGGACCCAGGTATGTTGAATACTTAAGTAGTTTTCCCTTCATCCATCTGCAAGAAGGGGCAGACAACACACATGCTCATTAAAATATCCAGCAAGATTTCATCCTGCAAATCTTGCTCCTACTTAGGGTATTCAAGTGCACAGCACAGGGGAAGATGATTCAGATGGTAATCTAACTTCTAAAAAGCTCCATGCAGACACAGAAACAGGGACGATTAGGACCGCAAGGACCGTTTCCCTAATCCCCTCCCATATTTACAATATGTTGGTCTCTCACAAGCTTCTTAGCAGCAGACAGGATGTTGGGAGACGAGGAATGAGAGATGAAGAATGGGAGGGTGTGAAAGCGTGGGGGGTACCTCGCACTTGCTGCTCCAGGGTCATTATGACCTGCACGGCCTGCTGAAGAATGATGAGTTTGGTCTGGGCCTTGTCGGCTTTGAGGTGCATCTGCACCATGCGGCCCAGTTCCTTCAAAGCCTCGTTGATGTCCCGGACGCGCACTAGCTCCCGGGCGTTGTTGGTCAACCTTCGCTCTTTGTCCCGCACATCCTTCTCTTCCACAGGGCCGTCATCATCCTTGTTGCTGCCTCCACTGCTGGGACGCGGTGCcccgggagaggggagggggaggagggggagagcgcagCGTGAGACTGGGGGGAGGGTTTAGAACCCCAATAAACCTTTTTACTGCCAGTGGGGGCCAGAGTGAACCAGACTGTGTGCGTGTTATATATTATATGCagagctgtatatacacacacacacacacatacacacccatacccACACGTGTGTAGAGTTGTGCGCGCCCAGGGCACAGTATTACACTGGCAGATgtatatacacagagcagtgggtGCATTATGTGCAGCCTTGTATATATGGAGAGCTGAATGTATGCagccctatacacacacaaacctttGTGTGCAGAGTAACAATTTTGCATTACGCAGTcctatgtatgtgtttgtatgtatgtatgtgtttgtatgtatgtatgtatgtatgtatgtatgtatgtatgtatgtatatgtatatatatatatagttagtgtgtgtgtgttatatatatatatatatatatatatatatatatatatataatacactcacacacacagcagtatgtgtattatacagtatatacagacctATATGCTCACACCTTATGTGTGTATTGTTGTATATGTGCAAAGCAACATGTCTATACTACAATTACAGTGCTGTATATATGCAAAGAAGTCTGCATTACACAATGGTGTATATACACAGAGTTGTATACCTTAAACAGTATATATTCAGAGAAGTCTGTACCACAGTGCTTTATATATGCACAGCTGTATACATTACAAcatctgtatatagtgtgtgtatccACGAAAAAAATCCCGGCCGCCTAAATATTCACTCATGGCTCCTGTTCCATGCTGCAGCTGGTCATTTGTATAGTATTTACAGAGATAAACAAGTCCAGAAGCCCTTGTGTAAAATGCCATGACATCACCCAGGGATCAGTGTGTGTGATAGATACATGCTGACACAGGCAGCAATGGGTGGGGAGAAGCCGGAACCCCCCACCACACCTGTAGCCTAAGAAAACGTGGACTCCTAAAAATTTGGGATGGCCCCtaagtatttttatattttcgGCGACCcctgtaaaataaatacatacacagttTACATATACGCAGAGATGTACGTCTGTAGCATGCGCCTATATATGCAGAGCTGTTTCAAGGGAAGGTAACAGGTTGGGACCAAACAAGGGAATGTGAAATATGGTTACATAAATGAAGCATTAATGCTATCTGCAATTCAGTGCAATTAAAAATGgcaaacaataaataaatttCCTTAGCATTATCAAATTGTGAGCACACAAGTTCCTTAGTGAAAagtaaatacatatttatattatACATACCTAATTATGTCAGTCACAGAAACTTACCCCCTTCTCCTGTAGAGAGGGACCTTCGACTACCACATTGTAGAAGTGTTTTATACCTATTTGTTAACAGGAGAATTAGCAAGGAGCTCAAAACCTAAAAGGAGGGCCCCAACACCACCAACAAAAACTATTTAGCTAAACAGAATTAGATAAGCTAAAACCTACCCCATTAAAGAGAATCCATCAGTACCACAACATCACTTTCAATATCTCATGGAGTATGCTGCTAGGGAAAGGGAATTGGCCACACACTTATGGGAAAAATACAAAAACCCTGCGCTCCTGCCAAATTGGCTTGCAATATACATATGCATGCTTGTGTGTGTACaggtgcttatatatatataaatgtgcagGCATGTGCACAAGTGCCTATGTAGCACTGAATGTGTGTatttagaggtgtgtgtgtgtgtatgtatatgtatgtgtgtgtgtgtatatatgtgtatgtgtgtacacacacacacatacgcgaGTGTATGTACTTTGTAAACAGCGTTCATACGCTTATACATCAGACGAATATATGTAAACATGGTTCAAACGTATATGTTTGTACAGGTGGATGAGCTATGTGCCCATATATACCAACACTTCTAAGTTGCTCTGTACAATGCACATTATGTAATGCAGATCGGATATGTACCCATTTGCTGCTCTTACCCTCGTTTGGTATCTTGATGCCGGTTTGATTACCGAGCCCTGATAATCAGGGTCTCCAGAATGGTTAAAGATGGCTGCAATGGATGGTCTAAAACCATCAATACTtgaaattaaaattatatttcagtatgtgtttggtgtgtgggtgggggggcatcAATTAAAGTAGTGGGAAGTTCCAGCACATACAAGAAgataaaagggggaggggaaataggTGTACAAAATATTTAGTAGTAGGCCACAAACTTACTGTAGTGTGATTTTAGAAACATTTAAAGAACTTCAATTATTATATTTTGACTGTGTACACACTACACATGCCCATTACATAGTCACAGCAAAACTATAAAAGGAATGAGTCAGATGAACCAATTCTGTATTTAGTACAAGGTAAAACCTTTtattacaacattttttttttttttttttttaaatttcatcgGTATACAACATCTGAAAGACTGGGATTCGAGAAGTTATATAGTTATAAAAAGCTTACATGTATTGCTACAACACGGTTATATACAGGACAGTTCTCAAAACCTACTTAaaaaagttaggattattttttattaaaaattccAAATAATCCAGCCAGCTGTTTTGACACTtgtataaaattatttaaaaaaaaaaaaaaaaatgaacaaataaaaattaaaaaaaaaaaaaaatctgaggcACTCAGAAACACAATTAATCCACTTTCAATTTGTGCTTCTTTAGAACAAAAATGTGTCTTTTAGTTCTAAAATACTTTCTTTTATTTCACGGTTATATTCTGGGTAAGGCCTTTTTATTCCACCCTCGCTGAAATAAACACAGTGGGATCATTTGAAGATCCTTGCTGTGAAACAGACCTTTCAAGCAAATAAAAAAAGGGAACCTTTCTCTGGCAGAGGGGGCGTGCTACAAGtggaaagggttaaaaaaaaagacctctccccctcctcccgccaccACAAGATCAGCGGCTGTTTAATCCCCATCAACGCTGCAGGGGCCACCTCCACGCAGATGGGAAAACACGGGGGTAAAAGTGAAAAGAAAAAGACAAGGTATTTCAACCTAAAACCAAGGTGTGTTtgcagaaaaggaaaaaaaaataattgaatgATTCAAGGCAGTTTTCCAGAAATACGCCAAACCCGTCCCACCCACCTCCCCGTTTATCTACAAAAATAAAGGGATTTGCATCCCAGGCTTTAATGCTACATTTGCTATGCTAAATCGCAGCCCTCTTTCAGAAAGAAtaaaaggaggggggagtaaCAGAGTCATAACAGACAATCACAGTCACGGTTAACCCGCTGGCTGCCAGATGGATGAGCATGCAACGCATAGGCCCCTATGGCAGTCAGAGTTCAAATGActtctctatatatctatagcatcaataaaaaaaatacagcatggcaatttttttttgtaaaaaaaaaaaagggggtgttggggggggggggggagagagattaagagaaaaaaaaaaataggtttgaaACTGGCAGCCGTTGGGAATGGAAAGACAATGGGTGTGTGTTTCCGTGTAGAGGACACCGGTGGATACATCTAACCCATCGGTGAGATTTCGTAGGGTTTCTTGGCCAAAAATGTGACATTTTTTACAGGAAATGTACAAATGGATTCTCCGAAGTCAGGGatgtcataaaaaaaaataataatccgtGAGACCGACTCCAAACCATCAGGACTCGCAGGAAATCGGCGAGCCCGACACGGTCATAAACGGGTTTTCCGTGGCGTGTCACCTTGAACCAGCCCCTTAAACCTTTTCACTGATGGATACCCTCATCCTGGGTAAAAAGcgtttttttaaaaaatggcttTATATTAGTCATGAAATCTCCCATTAGCGCCTCAAAACGGACATGGGATATTTGTGGGGACGTATAATGATGGCTGCCACAtacaaagggaaggggggggggagcagattTGCAAGGGGGAGCATTGTGTCCCTAAATCAAATGCCCTATTACAAACCCACACAAGGGTCAGCGTATGAAATGGCCTCTGCCCCGGTAGAGGACTTAACAGCTGTATGGTTAGAGAGTATTCTAACTCGTGTATGGCTCCTGCAGTGCAGAAAATccatactgcttccataggaagaTCGATGGGGGTAATTTATGGGAAGTTTCCGGCAGTATACGAACCACTTTATTGCCATGGGGGCTGCCTCTCTGGCatt
It encodes:
- the LOC142502156 gene encoding transcription factor 4-like, with translation MVLDHPLQPSLTILETLIIRARSGGSNKDDDGPVEEKDVRDKERRLTNNARELVRVRDINEALKELGRMVQMHLKADKAQTKLIILQQAVQVIMTLEQQVRERNLNPKAACLKRREEEKVSGVDPQMGLSCGHSGLGDSHNMGHM